The Oncorhynchus tshawytscha isolate Ot180627B linkage group LG08, Otsh_v2.0, whole genome shotgun sequence genome window below encodes:
- the LOC112256252 gene encoding GTP-binding nuclear protein Ran isoform X1, producing the protein MSGNGLRSSLNLPRTQPFTLFRFVSTPGEHKKPTTHSTMAEGEPQVQFKLVLVGDGGTGKTTFVKRHLTGEFEKKYVATLGVEVHPLVFHTNRGAIKYNVWDTAGQEKFGGLRDGYYIQAQCAIIMFDVTSRVTYKNVPNWHRDLVRVCENIPIVLCGNKVDIKDRKVKAKSIVFHRKKNLQYYDISAKSNYNFEKPFLWLARKLIGDPNLEFVAMPALAPPEILMDPSLAAQYEHDLKVASETALPDEDDDL; encoded by the exons ATGAGCGGAAACGGACTCAGGTCGTCGCTGAATCTCCCGCGGACGCAGCCATTTACTCTTTTCCGCTTCGTTTCAACGCCGG GAGAACATAAAAAACCCACAACACATTCCACAATGGCAGAGGGAGAGCCGCAGGTCCAGTTCAAG CTTGTGTTGGTTGGCGATGGAGGAACGGGAAAGACCACTTTCGTCAAAAGACATTTGACGGGAGAGTTTGAGAAGAAATATGTTG ccACGCTGGGAGTGGAGGTGCACCCGCTGGTATTCCACACCAACAGGGGGGCCATCAAATATAATGTGTGGGACACAGCCGGGCAGGAGAAGTTTGGAGGGCTCCGAGATGGCTACTACATCCAAG CCCAGTGCGCAATCATCATGTTTGACGTCACGTCCCGAGTCACCTACAAGAACGTACCCAACTGGCATCGTGATCTGGTGCGAGTCTGTGAGAACATTCCCATAGTCCTCTGCGGCAACAAGGTAGACATCAAAGACAGGAAAGTCAAAGCCAAGAGCATCGTATTCCATCGCAAGAAGAACCTCCAG tacTATGACATCTCTGCCAAGAGTAATTACAACTTTGAGAAGCCCTTCCTGTGGCTAGCACGGAAGCTGATTGGAGACCCCAACCTGGAGTTCGTGGCCATGCCTGCTCTCGCCCCACCAGAGATCCTCATGGACCCCTCCCTCGCAGCGCAGTACGAGCATGACCTCAAA gtTGCATCAGAAACAGCGCTCCCAGATGAAGATGATGACCTTTAa
- the LOC112256252 gene encoding GTP-binding nuclear protein Ran isoform X2, translating into MAEGEPQVQFKLVLVGDGGTGKTTFVKRHLTGEFEKKYVATLGVEVHPLVFHTNRGAIKYNVWDTAGQEKFGGLRDGYYIQAQCAIIMFDVTSRVTYKNVPNWHRDLVRVCENIPIVLCGNKVDIKDRKVKAKSIVFHRKKNLQYYDISAKSNYNFEKPFLWLARKLIGDPNLEFVAMPALAPPEILMDPSLAAQYEHDLKVASETALPDEDDDL; encoded by the exons ATGGCAGAGGGAGAGCCGCAGGTCCAGTTCAAG CTTGTGTTGGTTGGCGATGGAGGAACGGGAAAGACCACTTTCGTCAAAAGACATTTGACGGGAGAGTTTGAGAAGAAATATGTTG ccACGCTGGGAGTGGAGGTGCACCCGCTGGTATTCCACACCAACAGGGGGGCCATCAAATATAATGTGTGGGACACAGCCGGGCAGGAGAAGTTTGGAGGGCTCCGAGATGGCTACTACATCCAAG CCCAGTGCGCAATCATCATGTTTGACGTCACGTCCCGAGTCACCTACAAGAACGTACCCAACTGGCATCGTGATCTGGTGCGAGTCTGTGAGAACATTCCCATAGTCCTCTGCGGCAACAAGGTAGACATCAAAGACAGGAAAGTCAAAGCCAAGAGCATCGTATTCCATCGCAAGAAGAACCTCCAG tacTATGACATCTCTGCCAAGAGTAATTACAACTTTGAGAAGCCCTTCCTGTGGCTAGCACGGAAGCTGATTGGAGACCCCAACCTGGAGTTCGTGGCCATGCCTGCTCTCGCCCCACCAGAGATCCTCATGGACCCCTCCCTCGCAGCGCAGTACGAGCATGACCTCAAA gtTGCATCAGAAACAGCGCTCCCAGATGAAGATGATGACCTTTAa
- the LOC112256251 gene encoding syntaxin-3 isoform X3, protein MKDRLEQLKATCDNDDEEVEIAIDNAAFMDDFFSQIDDIRISIDKIDENVSEVKKLYSVILSAPTSDQKTQDDLEAVTNNIKKMANNARNKLKTIERDLASEEEERISADMRIRKSQHAVLSRKFVEVMTKYNEAQVDFRERSKGRIRRQLEITGKATTDEELEEMLEGGNSAVFTSGIMDSGISKQALSEIEARHKDIVRLESSIKELHDMFVDIAMLVESQGDIVNNIEVQVSKAVDHIVVAKTETKKAIQYQSKARKKTIIIAVVCTVLAVLILAIILSQTVG, encoded by the exons ATGAAGGACCGATTGGAACAACTTAAAGCA ACATGTGACAATGACGATGAGGAAGTGGAAATTGCTATTGACAATGCAGCTTTTATGGATGACTTTTTCTCTCAG ATTGACGACATCAGGATCAGCATTGATAAGATTGATGAGAATGTGTCTGAAGTCAAGAAGCTCTACTCGGTCATCCTGTCTGCCCCCACATCAGACCAGA AAACACAGGATGACTTGGAGGCTGTCACCAACAACATCAAGAAGATGGCTAACAACGCCCGGAACAAACTCAAAA CCATCGAGAGGGATCTGGCgtctgaggaagaggaaaggatTTCAGCCGACATGCGGATACGCAAATCACAG cATGCAGTGCTGTCCAGGAAGTTTGTGGAAGTGATGACCAAGTACAATGAGGCCCAGGTGGACTTCAGGGAGAGGAGTAAAGGACGCATCCGGAGACAGCTAGAGATCA CTGGAAAAGCCACGACAGATGAGGAGCTGGAAGAGATGTTAGAGGGGGGAAACTCTGCTGTCTTCACTTCAGGG ATCATGGACTCTGGGATCTCGAAGCAAGCTCTCAGTGAGATCGAGGCGCGACACAAAGACATTGTGCGTCTGGAGAGCAGCATCAAAGAGCTGCATGACATGTTCGTAGACATCGCCATGCTGGTGGAGAGCCAG ggtgaCATAGTGAACAATATAGAGGTGCAAGTGTCTAAAGCTGTGGACCACATAGTAGTGGCTAAGACTGAGACCAAGAAAGCCATCCAGTACCAGAGCAAAGCACGCAAG
- the LOC112256251 gene encoding syntaxin-3 isoform X1, with product MKDRLEQLKATCDNDDEEVEIAIDNAAFMDDFFSQIDDIRISIDKIDENVSEVKKLYSVILSAPTSDQKTQDDLEAVTNNIKKMANNARNKLKTIERDLASEEEERISADMRIRKSQHAVLSRKFVEVMTKYNEAQVDFRERSKGRIRRQLEITGKATTDEELEEMLEGGNSAVFTSGIMDSGISKQALSEIEARHKDIVRLESSIKELHDMFVDIAMLVESQVHVSSSDPSIQSLIDSSIHYFISAFLNPTVLLSLFLSRLRPRSLSVICFSFLFSSTLFPFSFRSAFFLSMLWDRSSLFVCVYPSIHLSPSHHSFIFSRSLHSQSHLIQHLSSLQWSVNH from the exons ATGAAGGACCGATTGGAACAACTTAAAGCA ACATGTGACAATGACGATGAGGAAGTGGAAATTGCTATTGACAATGCAGCTTTTATGGATGACTTTTTCTCTCAG ATTGACGACATCAGGATCAGCATTGATAAGATTGATGAGAATGTGTCTGAAGTCAAGAAGCTCTACTCGGTCATCCTGTCTGCCCCCACATCAGACCAGA AAACACAGGATGACTTGGAGGCTGTCACCAACAACATCAAGAAGATGGCTAACAACGCCCGGAACAAACTCAAAA CCATCGAGAGGGATCTGGCgtctgaggaagaggaaaggatTTCAGCCGACATGCGGATACGCAAATCACAG cATGCAGTGCTGTCCAGGAAGTTTGTGGAAGTGATGACCAAGTACAATGAGGCCCAGGTGGACTTCAGGGAGAGGAGTAAAGGACGCATCCGGAGACAGCTAGAGATCA CTGGAAAAGCCACGACAGATGAGGAGCTGGAAGAGATGTTAGAGGGGGGAAACTCTGCTGTCTTCACTTCAGGG ATCATGGACTCTGGGATCTCGAAGCAAGCTCTCAGTGAGATCGAGGCGCGACACAAAGACATTGTGCGTCTGGAGAGCAGCATCAAAGAGCTGCATGACATGTTCGTAGACATCGCCATGCTGGTGGAGAGCCAGGTACACGTCTCGTCCTCCGATCCGTCTATTCAGTCATTAATTGATTCCTCCATCCACTATTTCATATCAGCATTTTTAAACCCTACTGTCCTACTGTCTTTGTTTCTGTCTCGTTTGCGTCCTCGTTCCCTGTCTGTCATCTGTTTTTCCTTTCTCTTTTCCAGTaccctcttccctttctccttccGCAGTGCTTTTTTCCTCTCCATGCTTTGGGACAGAAGttccctgtttgtgtgtgtctatccatccatccatctgtctccctcccatcactcattcatcttcAGTAGGAGTCTACATTCTCAGTCACATTTGATTCAACATCTTAGTAGCCTACAGTGGTCTGTGAATCACTAA